One Alkalicoccus halolimnae DNA segment encodes these proteins:
- a CDS encoding cell division protein SepF, whose product MTIMRKIKRYFDVDDDYEDYESSDDSKGYEAQPDEKMKGGHTEKDKVVQFNTYRHPASKVIIIEPHSYDEVQQIADKLKEKVSVIINLQRIPWGEAKRIVDFLSGTVYAVNGDIQKLGDHIFLCTPENVEVAGSISEMLRE is encoded by the coding sequence ATGACCATTATGAGAAAAATTAAGCGGTATTTTGATGTGGACGATGATTATGAAGACTACGAAAGCAGCGATGATAGTAAAGGCTATGAAGCTCAGCCCGATGAGAAAATGAAAGGCGGGCATACGGAAAAAGACAAGGTCGTTCAATTTAATACTTATCGCCACCCTGCTTCAAAAGTCATCATAATTGAACCGCACTCCTACGACGAAGTTCAGCAGATAGCTGATAAGTTAAAAGAAAAAGTTTCTGTCATTATTAATTTACAAAGAATACCATGGGGAGAAGCAAAGCGAATTGTAGACTTTTTGAGCGGAACAGTTTACGCTGTTAATGGGGATATCCAAAAGCTCGGAGATCACATATTTCTATGTACCCCGGAAAATGTTGAAGTAGCAGGCTCTATTTCTGAAATGCTCCGTGAATAA
- a CDS encoding YggS family pyridoxal phosphate-dependent enzyme: MSVEENLQRIQERINNAANVAGRNPEDIHIVAVTKYVTIERAEEAVKAGIKHLGENRLEGAMEKYEAIGDQVSWHFIGSLQSRKVKDMIHAYDYIHSLDRTSLAKEINKRSEEGQTVKCFVQVNVSGEESKAGLAPAQTLEFIETLKKYPAVEVVGLMTMAPYEEKPEKVRDYFRNLKHLRDEVRLQGFPHAPCKELSMGMSNDFEIAVEEGATFIRVGSSLVGEE, from the coding sequence ATGTCTGTCGAAGAAAATCTGCAAAGAATTCAGGAACGTATAAATAATGCGGCAAACGTTGCCGGCAGAAATCCAGAGGATATACATATAGTTGCTGTTACGAAGTACGTTACGATCGAACGTGCAGAAGAAGCAGTAAAGGCGGGGATAAAACATCTTGGAGAAAATCGCCTTGAGGGCGCCATGGAAAAATACGAGGCAATAGGGGATCAGGTCTCCTGGCATTTTATTGGCAGCCTGCAGTCCAGAAAAGTTAAAGATATGATCCACGCTTATGACTATATTCATTCTCTTGATCGTACTTCCCTTGCAAAAGAGATTAATAAAAGATCGGAAGAAGGTCAGACAGTAAAATGTTTTGTCCAGGTAAATGTGAGCGGTGAAGAATCGAAAGCCGGTCTGGCTCCTGCTCAAACATTGGAATTTATTGAAACGCTCAAAAAATATCCTGCCGTGGAAGTGGTCGGCCTGATGACTATGGCACCTTATGAAGAAAAGCCTGAAAAAGTAAGGGACTACTTTCGGAACTTAAAACATCTTCGTGATGAAGTAAGGCTTCAGGGATTTCCACACGCTCCCTGTAAAGAACTCTCCATGGGTATGTCAAATGATTTTGAAATTGCTGTTGAAGAAGGAGCAACGTTTATTCGTGTCGGTTCCTCCCTCGTAGGGGAAGAATAA
- the ftsZ gene encoding cell division protein FtsZ, which yields MLDFEMEEDQMAKIKVIGVGGGGSNAVNRMIENGLQGVEFIAVNTDAQALKMSQATERLQLGGKLTRGLGAGANPDIGKKAAEESREQLQEQLQGADMVFITAGMGGGTGTGAAPVIAEIAREVGALTVGVVTRPFTFEGRKRTTHAASGIEALKEAVDTLIVIPNDRLLEIVDKNTPMLEAFREADNVLRQGVQGISDLIAVPGLINLDFADVKTIMSEQGSALMGIGVATGENRAADAAKKAISSPLLETSVDGAQGVLMNITGGSNLSLFEVHEAAEIVSSASDQEVNMIFGSVINENLEDEIVVTVIATGFEERLQQQAAAKPQRQSKPQPQQSSQRKESYVRQEPAQQEYSAPEPEPKQEDDTLDIPAFLRNRRKR from the coding sequence ATGCTAGATTTTGAAATGGAAGAAGATCAGATGGCGAAAATTAAAGTAATAGGTGTCGGCGGGGGCGGAAGCAACGCCGTTAACCGTATGATTGAAAATGGACTGCAGGGAGTAGAGTTTATTGCAGTCAATACAGACGCACAGGCGTTAAAGATGTCACAGGCTACCGAACGTCTTCAGCTCGGTGGAAAGCTTACACGAGGTCTTGGTGCAGGGGCCAACCCGGATATAGGGAAAAAAGCCGCTGAAGAAAGCCGTGAGCAGCTTCAGGAACAGCTTCAAGGTGCCGACATGGTGTTTATTACTGCCGGCATGGGCGGCGGAACCGGTACAGGAGCAGCCCCTGTTATTGCAGAAATTGCACGTGAAGTAGGCGCTCTTACGGTAGGAGTGGTTACCCGTCCATTTACATTTGAAGGACGCAAGCGGACAACGCATGCTGCTTCGGGAATTGAAGCACTTAAAGAAGCTGTAGATACACTTATTGTGATTCCTAATGACCGTCTTCTTGAAATTGTTGATAAAAATACACCGATGCTTGAAGCATTCCGAGAAGCAGATAATGTTCTGCGTCAGGGTGTCCAGGGCATCTCCGACCTTATTGCGGTGCCTGGATTAATCAATCTGGACTTCGCAGACGTAAAAACGATTATGAGTGAACAGGGATCCGCGCTTATGGGGATTGGTGTTGCAACTGGTGAAAATCGTGCTGCAGATGCTGCTAAAAAAGCGATTTCTTCTCCACTTCTTGAGACAAGTGTCGACGGAGCACAAGGTGTTCTTATGAATATTACCGGGGGCTCCAACCTTAGTCTATTTGAAGTCCATGAAGCTGCCGAAATCGTATCATCTGCTTCAGACCAGGAAGTCAACATGATTTTTGGTTCAGTTATAAATGAAAATCTTGAAGATGAAATCGTCGTTACCGTTATTGCGACAGGCTTTGAAGAAAGATTGCAGCAGCAGGCCGCAGCCAAGCCTCAGCGCCAGTCTAAACCTCAGCCTCAGCAGTCTTCTCAAAGAAAAGAATCCTATGTACGCCAGGAGCCTGCGCAACAGGAATATTCAGCGCCGGAGCCTGAGCCCAAGCAGGAAGACGATACACTCGACATTCCAGCTTTTCTTCGTAACAGACGAAAGCGCTAA